In one Streptomyces sp. NBC_00597 genomic region, the following are encoded:
- a CDS encoding dipeptide ABC transporter ATP-binding protein, translated as MAETILEVRDLVKHYPLTQGVLFKRQVGAVKAVDGVSFDLARGETLGIVGESGCGKSTVAKMLVNLERPTAGAISYKGEDITKLSGRALKAVRRNIQMVFQDPYTSLNPRMTVGDIIGEPYDIHPEVAPKGDRRRRVQELLDVVGLNPEYINRYPHQFSGGQRQRIGIARGLALRPEIIVADEPVSALDVSVQAQVINLLERLQNEFDLSYVFIAHDLSIVRHISDRVGVMYLGRVVEIGTDTQIYDHPTHPYTQALLSAVPVPDPQARAHRERIILTGDVPSPANPPSGCPFRTRCWKAQPRCTDEVPLLAVPEAFRSGATTHPAAHPSACHFAAEKQVVPAPGDLPPAPSPPVPPAKE; from the coding sequence GTGGCTGAGACCATCCTGGAGGTGAGGGACCTCGTCAAGCACTACCCGCTGACCCAGGGCGTCCTGTTCAAGAGGCAGGTCGGCGCGGTCAAGGCGGTCGACGGGGTCTCCTTCGACCTCGCCCGGGGCGAAACGCTCGGCATCGTCGGCGAGTCCGGCTGCGGGAAGTCCACGGTCGCCAAGATGCTGGTCAACCTGGAGCGCCCGACCGCCGGAGCGATCTCGTACAAGGGCGAGGACATCACCAAGCTTTCGGGCCGCGCCCTCAAGGCCGTCCGGCGCAACATCCAGATGGTGTTCCAGGACCCGTACACCTCGCTCAATCCGCGCATGACGGTCGGCGACATCATCGGGGAGCCGTACGACATCCACCCCGAGGTGGCCCCGAAGGGCGACCGGCGCCGCAGGGTGCAGGAGCTCCTCGACGTGGTCGGACTCAACCCCGAGTACATCAACCGCTACCCGCACCAGTTCTCCGGCGGCCAGCGCCAGCGCATCGGCATCGCCCGCGGCCTCGCCCTGCGGCCGGAGATCATCGTGGCGGACGAGCCGGTCTCGGCGCTCGACGTCTCGGTCCAGGCCCAGGTGATCAACCTCCTGGAGCGCCTGCAGAACGAGTTCGACCTGTCGTACGTGTTCATCGCGCACGACCTCTCGATCGTGCGGCACATCTCCGACCGCGTCGGCGTGATGTACCTCGGCCGGGTGGTGGAGATCGGCACCGACACCCAGATCTACGACCACCCCACCCACCCCTACACCCAGGCCCTGCTGTCGGCCGTGCCCGTCCCGGACCCACAGGCCCGCGCCCATCGCGAGCGGATCATCCTGACCGGCGACGTGCCCTCCCCGGCCAACCCGCCGTCCGGCTGCCCCTTCCGCACCCGCTGCTGGAAGGCGCAGCCGCGGTGCACGGACGAGGTCCCGCTGCTGGCCGTCCCGGAAGCCTTCCGCTCCGGCGCGACGACGCACCCCGCGGCCCATCCCT